From a single Rutidosis leptorrhynchoides isolate AG116_Rl617_1_P2 chromosome 5, CSIRO_AGI_Rlap_v1, whole genome shotgun sequence genomic region:
- the LOC139850024 gene encoding uncharacterized protein encodes MTITITEKQIEFPFSLFDSPTLKHLTFGGPRYRGSLKATSTLELPSLTTLHLKHVILNDNSSDSYIAKCVNLKSLTLNQCYMKGSVGFTICHPQLLSLTLKSVEGVVKVIAPQLKNISLALSHNYHFQCFANALPSLEKADICIHYPSDALKIINMLQQFCSVKYLTMNVEIVELLSTSVDLISNQPSPFANLETLKIYPVTGILVGRTLKNVDVSTVVKSYLLDTSPHATLTIVSREE; translated from the exons ATGACTATTACAATCACCGAGAAACAAATTGAATTCCCTTTTTCTCTCTTTGATTCTCCAACTCTAAAACATCTCACTTTTGGTGGACCTCGTTATCGTGGTTCATTGAAAGCCACTTCAACTTTAGAGCTCCCATCCTTAACAACATTGCATCTTAAACATGTCATATTAAATGATAATAGTAGTGATAGCTACATAGCAAAGTGTGTCAACTTGAAGAGTCTCACCTTAAATCAATGCTATATGAAGGGATCAGTTGGTTTTACTATATGTCATCCTCAACTGTTGAGTCTCACGCTCAAATCTGTAGAGGGGGTTGTCAAAGTTATTGCACCTCAACTCAAAAATATATCTTTGGCTCTTTCTCACAATTATCATTTCCAATGCTTTGCAAACGCATTGCCTTCTTTGGAGAAGGCTGATATATGCATCCATTATCCCTCTGATGCTCTTAAGATAATTAATATGCTTCAGCAGTTCTGTTCTGTCAAATATCTTACCATGAACGTGGAGATTGTTGAG TTACTATCTACATCAGTGGATCTAATCTCAAATCAGCCTTCTCCATTTGCTAACTTGGAGACTTTAAAGATTTATCCAGTGACTGGAATCTTGGTAGGGCGAACACTGAAGAATGTTGATGTATCAACTGTCGTCAAAAGCTATTTGCTAGATACTTCACCACATGCCACACTTACAATAGTTTCACGTGAG GAATGA
- the LOC139850025 gene encoding F-box/LRR-repeat protein At3g26922-like, producing MPRTHVLSGGNSNCVAGTRSLNHPEGQADRFSAFGAEREVMNVGGLRKITSKSKEIELKIMHVRKRMRMNVELDRLSSLPDDLIHKILSFIDIKHVVQTSLLSSRWMFVWTSTPYLNFSMDDSATLLEFSNVVKRVLSGRNNEIDVSSVKLLLRGMVNRGLVKRIIYYAFSHNVQEMAITSLGKKIVFPLYLFNSKSLKHFTLRGPGYSTHSLRVTSTLDLPSLTTLHLDQVTINVDNSDSYIAKCFNLKSLTVNHCKMMGSSGFTICHPQLLSLTLISTKGLVKVIAPQLKNIYLVHSHYNSFPCFSNNLLSLEKVDICIGYSHRHRALKIIDMLQQLCSVKYLTMNVEIVEPHTTNLNNA from the exons ATGCCACGCACGCACGTGCTTTCGGGAGGAAACTCAAATTGTGTTGCAGGAAcccgatccttaaaccatcccgagggtcaggcggaccgg TTTTCAGCTTTTGGAGCCGAAAGAGAAGTCATGAATGTTGGTGGTTTAAGGAAAATTACAAGCAAGTCAAAGGAAATAGAGTTGAAGATTATGCATGTACGTAAAAGAATGAGGATGAATGTGGAACTGGATAGATTGAGTAGCTTGCCAGATGATCTTATCCATAAAATTCTCTCTTTTATAGACATCAAACATGTTGTCCAAACAAGCCTTTTGTCATCTAGATGGATGTTTGTTTGGACTTCAACGCCCTATCTCAATTTCTCAATGGATGATTCCGCTACGTTACTTGAGTTCTCCAATGTTGTTAAACGTGTTTTATCTGGCCGCAATAATGAAATAGATGTATCTTCCGTCAAACTCCTTCTCCGTGGAATGGTTAATCGGGGGCTTGTCAAAAGAATTATTTACTATGCGTTTTCACACAATGTTCAAGAAATGGCTATTACAAGCCTTGGGAAGAAAATTGTATTCCCTCTTTATCTCTTTAATTCTAAATCTCTCAAACATTTCACTTTGCGTGGACCTGGTTATTCTACTCATTCATTGAGAGTCACTTCAACTTTAGACCTCCCGTCCTTAACAACATTGCATCTTGATCAAGTCACAATAAATGTTGACAATAGTGATAGCTACATAGCAAAGTGCTTTAACTTGAAGAGTCTCACTGTAAATCACTGCAAAATGATGGGATCGAGTGGTTTTACTATATGTCATCCTCAACTGTTGAGTCTCACACTTATATCTACAAAGGGGCTTGTCAAAGTTATTGCACCTCAACTCAAAAATATATATTTGGTTCATTCTCATTATAATTCTTTTCCATGCTTTTCAAACAATTTGCTTTCTCTGGAAAAGGTGGATATCTGCATTGGCTATTCCCACCGACATCGTGCTCTTAAAATTATTGATATGCTTCAACAGTTATGCTCTGTCAAATATCTTACCATGAACGTGGAGATTGTTGAG CCGCACACAACTAATCTAAATAATGCCTAA